A single Branchiostoma floridae strain S238N-H82 chromosome 11, Bfl_VNyyK, whole genome shotgun sequence DNA region contains:
- the LOC118426440 gene encoding uncharacterized protein LOC118426440 (The sequence of the model RefSeq protein was modified relative to this genomic sequence to represent the inferred CDS: added 333 bases not found in genome assembly): MMWGNDDQIIIEQQRNGNGIQSTVQGWMNGGLPDGKEKYTKDGKRIVAEEEWFYENGKWAHIWIYEDQVLEVEDARSRLDFEAAARELKKTTQVIEETVVEEKEVEEEIKGPGMRIIIKGPFRLQRAPPKPGIKWKKKVEEVLGEEPMVWKALVAGALKHGTENDLGDCSLAVLEPAVVDALVYGSDSESAIPVVLEQVESGSGDDVDEAMVSAGPKEDFVLPVTEGKGNIYLPTLLEKVRGNGHGGGQELAEVKKELRVIEALEESDSGIENTPTHEIRKLKQIQYGIGYEEKQLGDMKIATAQFQQANVVSQASEKFSRPAVQQVKTEDAVYNQGTEQTLKLELESTRTTVVTPSVSFDRPKYSNVTQQLLQPKTTTAKSQDAEYHRGVAGSVSPPQEEKITGDIESFEYQKVNYEYVDVTKNRAQESITRSLDPNYNNAVEEVIKIPLGELQGVVPGLVYVKPCYEILKQEQNKAFVSQVISESPVFMEAGQGQTKIRPVGNVAEIAPIKWHQATVAKTGETLSTAKSSVVKTEMEYNKGKQEETFVTAEEVKDNIEKLTYSKAAVEETKKLPSVKPEVFQAKIQRGKYLEAEEARKELKLEEAKENIEKFTYTKATIKQTEKQRSLKPEVFQQASQEPQFSQAKETKRELKLKTTLEEIPAFKYQNSPITKITKVPFHMVVKSTVDVCVPLYRGEEGSVTVEPEEVDAELKPLDFKKTTFEPIKQVVWKHNTDEVSSYDAKYLSGEENKITLEEEELGTAIEPYKIESCTFSTVSQEVNKANSEEVKASAPNYLQGTEDEVVVEAEQTRKGEPPIPWEKAAVENIDVVLSSVNSEITETQESAYLEAEEAEEHVTAEEAGTFEGFDIQTPTYEIIEGLEGKVENVALQKTEAPQYNQGIENELEKLELEKARRIQPPIIERAVVDVIEIDKAAHVYVNQQQVVQVPLSIHTAVEGDLPEWEVAEEVEFEELKPMKATPKMALGQLYMAKGQQPKVGFAEEPSPVISDEVHLIQRPVSPPPRGNFKVKEKSVELELGETEEIPQVVQKSAKVSLVPKDDENKADSHELQTLYMDVKFADENQNYLELGEATNLEATYVMENADISLADMDAFGKVEVAVQQMKKLDLPKLEFHEEQEQITVADVNLSPVVISPKSKQLHAEYHVEETENYPDYSLSLQAVPRSLLKEAHEDTIQVRSDNVLEVPEIRYNDSKEVTVPETEAHVAEKTTVDTFKAPKIYRGEEQEEMSARGVEPLADVTNTTLKPSEIAILDLWKALVQESKTELHTLEAKETNINMIGLEVISDITPLSPDIAKEFDLPGESYLHVEQAKKETSVYVPPPELKNSQEAVLLLKEHEIIDVPHKKEEEGKAKVLAVPTQRLENVQSTKPEIMPAQNFAEEHIIDTRQEYIYIIPPSGGQDAQVSTLPRLDMDKARAQHYRMQQFPEEHTIDLKEEVILTIDDPSSPNTASSSMLPQQQMDRANAQRYRIQQLATEQVIDIKEQKVIVIEPPEPTTAGESSLPHLEMDRARAERYSIQQLAQEGVEDLEEQKVDTIHPHSSDAARESTLPHLELDRARAERYRTHQMAEEGSVDIIELKVDTIQPRTSDAARESTLPSLEMDRARAERYRTQQMAEEGSVDIIELKVDTIQHRTSDAARESTLPNVEMDRARAERYRIEQMAEEGSVDLKEMRVAWIDPHSRDEARRSTLPHTEMDQAHAERYRVQQLAEEGSVDIKEHAVGTIQPHDSDAARESTLPDLEMDRARAERYRIHQLAQEGSVDVKEQHVNWIDPHTSDAARRSTLPHLEMDRAQAERYRIQQLAQEGNVDVKEQNLGTIQPHTSDAARRSTLPHVEMGQARAERYRIHQLAQEGSVDAKEQHVNWIDPHTSDTARRSTLPHLEMDRAQAERYRIQQLAREGSYDVKEHSVGIIQPDTSDAARRSTLPHLEMDRAQAERYRIQQLAREGSYDVREHSVGIIHPDTSDAARRSTLPHLEMDRAQAERYRIQQLAREGSYDVREHSVGIIQPDTSDAARRSTLPHLEMDRAQAERYRIQQLAREGSYDVREHSVGTIYPTTSDAARRSTLPHLQLDQARAERYRIHQLGREEVVNTREAYVDRIPSSSSHPHHGRIIVVDGYPVHMMRPKPTTWIEIPAPMVRNPPRETVVNSSVRNVIGVIPPLATDAARQGSIPAEVLQKVQEQRVESHQAPTDERNVHERVEITSVIPPLPADIAHKAETPAEVFRRVHSHHVHSHHVHSGQETSLNDVVEPQKPLPPLETRTSMWRLVPGHESATARSSSKESHYMPETEVANGPIPPVERMVPSQQVVTSDEFHRADASTLHSSWVPAEIQVVGELDTLMQQGIIRFNPLSQIVENGADVHDYDEMFMVKQHSGIRRSSSLQYPVSTRPPQQANGFKVGHIPQVGYPTKQWTSAQQLASESVEDRGDDDFDYDKLIRMTTGGKHEVPYEQLPKSGWSTIEVTGQDNVAEVQQRSLERIYNRQDSVFIDYRRPKPKSDKPPFAFDFSRLIHWTIGEQNEIEKLPTHPGANPPHLVPINYDKTTTWVVGADPGSGTEKTYVSVAVPVRVRNTYFVEGSDARTDSRSDIVKSPEATVLHDMQDWKTLTRQGGRSVYSAMSDEPQYSSAPPLQAFQGYHQPYDGAYGDSRQYRRQGSTDSSTSGRVKRRAPQPPAQRTTSPVQHVYTSPPPSRPATSPVFQEPASAHAFHVQSLQNGYVTPSARPLSPPHGSRSPSIPPHPKGPAPQPPATLSPPPGTADTTVPKAAMVNGRQSPLELFNGNDYVDLRDSEVSSVSSYGSQKGAKVKRSSKGYFPIFRRSSSKESFGKRPSVLEDRSPTEQPKRRRSKIQI, translated from the exons ATGATGTGGGGAAATGACGACCAGATCATCATTGAGCAACAG AGAAATGGAAATGGGATACAATCCACAGTCCAGGGCTGGATGAATGGTGGTCTGCCCGATGGCAAGGAGAAGTACACCAAGGATGGCAAGAGGATCGTGGCAGAAGAGGAGTGGTTTTATGAGAATGGAAAATGG GCGCACATCTGGATATATGAAGACCAGGTGCTTGAAGTGGAAGATGCCAGATCCAGGCTGGACTTTGAAGCAGCTGCCAGGGaattgaagaaaacaacacaggTTATAGAGGAGACAGTGGTGGAGGAAAAGGAAGTTGAG GAGGAGATCAAGGGCCCAGGTATGCGGATCATCATCAAAGGACCGTTCCGACTGCAGCGAGCACCGCCGAAGCCAGGAATCAAATGGAAGAAGAAAGTAGAAGAGGTACTGGGCGAGGAGCCCATGGTGTGGAAGGCATTGGTAGCAGGAGCGCTAAAGCATGGGACAGAGAATGATTTGGGGGATTGTAGCTTGGCAGTGCTTGAACCAGCGGTGGTAGATGCTTTAGTATATGGTAGTGACTCAGAGTCTGCAATACCTGTGGTGTTGGAGCAAGTGGAGTCTGGTAGTGGTGATGATGTAGATGAAGCAATGGTGTCAGCGGGGCCAAAGGAGGATTTCGTGCTGCCAGTGACTGAGGGAAAAGGCAATATATACCTACCAACATTGCTGGAGAAAGTTAGGGGCAATGGCCATGGCGGTGGCCAGGAGCTTGCAGAG GTCAAAAAGGAACTAAGGGTCATAGAGGCGCTGGAAGAGTCAGACTCGGGCATTGAGAACACGCCTACACACGAGATCAGGAAACTCAAGCAGATCCAGTACGGAATCGGTTACGAGGAAAAGCAACTGGGGGATATGAAAATTGCTACAGCGCAATTTCAGCAGGCCAACGTGGTTTCTCAAGCCTCAGAGAAGTTCTCCAGACCTGCGGTACAACAAGTAAAGACAGAAGATGCAGTATACAACCAGGGCACGGAGCAGACACTGAAACTAGAATTAGAAAGTACACGTACAACCGTGGTCACCCCTTCTGTCAGCTTTGACCGCCCAAAGTACAGCAATGTCACACAGCAGCTCCTTCAACCAAAGACTACGACTGCAAAGAGCCAAGATGCTGAGTACCACAGGGGGGTTGCTGGAAGTGTATCCCCACCACAAGAAGAGAAGATTACAGGTGACATAGAGAGCTTCGAGTATCAGAAGGTGAATTATGAGTACGTAGACGTCACCAAAAACAGGGCACAGGAATCAATAACAAGAAGCCTGGACCCCAACTACAACAACGCAGTGGAGGAGGTGATAAAGATACCGTTAGGAGAACTACAAGGAGTGGTACCAGGCCTTGTGTATGTAAAACCCTGCTACGAAATCCTAAAGCAGGAGCAGAACAAGGCGTTTGTGAGTCAAGTAATCAGCGAATCTCCCGTGTTCATGGAAGCTGGCCAAGGGCAGACAAAGATACGTCCAGTAGGCAACGTCGCTGAAATAGCCCCAATTAAATGGCACCAAGCAACAGTGGCAAAAACTGGCGAAACGCTGTCAACGGCAAAATCTTCCGTTGTCAAAACCGAAATGGAGTATAACAAAGGGAAACAGGAGGAGACGTTTGTTACGGCGGAAGAAGTAAAAGATAACATTGAAAAATTGACGTACTCGAAAGCTGCTgtggaagaaacaaaaaagcTACCTTCTGTGAAGCCGGAAGTGTTTCAAGCAAAGATACAGCGTGGAAAATACTTGGAAGCCGAAGAGGCAAGAAAGGAATTGAAGCTGGAAGAGGCTAAAGAGAACATTGAAAAGTTCACTTATACAAAAGCTACcatcaaacaaacagaaaagcAGAGATCACTTAAGCCGGAAGTGTTTCAGCAGGCAAGTCAGGAGCCACAATTCAGTCAAGCCAAGGAGACGAAACGAGAGTTGAAACTGAAGACCACCCTTGAAGAAATACCAGCGTTTAAGTATCAAAATTCCCCCATAACAAAAATTACCAAAGTGCCATTCCATATGGTGGTGAAGAGCACTGTGGATGTTTGTGTACCTTTATATCGAGGAGAAGAAGGAAGTGTCACCGTGGAACCCGAAGAAGTTGACGCAGAGTTGAAGCCTCTAGACTTCAAGAAGACAACCTTTGAACCGATCAAGCAAGTGGTCTGGAAACATAACACAGATGAGGTGTCGTCCTACGATGCGAAATACCTCAGTggcgaagaaaacaaaatcaccctcgaagaagaagaacttgGTACAGCAATCGAGCCATACAAAATTGAATCCTGCACCTTCTCAACAGTGTCTCAGGAGGTGAACAAGGCCAATTCAGAGGAAGTTAAGGCTTCAGCTCCTAATTACCTTCAGGGTACGGAAGATGAGGTCGTGGTGGAGGCAGAGCAAACTAGGAAAGGTGAGCCACCTATTCCATGGGAAAAGGCCGCAGTTGAGAACATAGATGTGGTGCTTTCGTCTGTCAACTCAGAGATAACAGAAACACAAGAATCAGCGTATCTCGAAGCTGAAGAGGCCGAGGAGCATGTCACTGCTGAAGAAGCAGGCACTTTTGAAGGTTTCGACATTCAAACGCCAACATACGAAATCATAGAAGGTCTGGAAGGCAAGGTGGAGAACGTGGCTCTACAGAAGACAGAAGCACCACAGTACAATCAAGGAATTGAGAACGAACTGGAAAAACTGGAACTGGAGAAAGCTCGTAGAATCCAGCCCCCAATCATCGAACGGGCGGTGGTCGATGTAATAGAGATAGACAAAGCTGCCCACGTGTATGTCAATCAGCAGCAAGTTGTACAGGTTCCCCTGTCGATACATACTGCTGTAGAGGGGGATCTGCCTGAATGGGAAGTAGCTGAAGAAGTCGAGTTCGAAGAGTTGAAGCCAATGAAAGCGACGCCAAAGATGGCACTGGGGCAGTTATACATGGCAAAAGGACAACAGCCAAAGGTGGGGTTTGCAGAGGAACCATCTCCCGTCATATCGGATGAGGTTCACCTAATTCAGAGACCTGTGTCCCCACCTCCAAGAGGAAACTTCAAAGTCAAGGAAAAGTCGGTAGAGCTGGAGTTGGGAGAAACAGAGGAAATCCCACAGGTAGTGCAGAAGTCGGCAAAGGTGAGCTTAGTCCCGAAAGACGACGAGAATAAGGCCGACAGCCACGAGTTACAGACCCTTTACATGGACGTCAAATTTGCTGACGAAAACCAGAACTATCTCGAGCTCGGAGAGGCCACGAATCTAGAGGCAACATACGTCATGGAAAATGCTGACATAAGTCTAGCGGACATGGACGCGTTCGGAAAGGTAGAAGTGGCGGTTCAGCAAATGAAGAAGCTGGATCTCCCCAAGCTTGAATTCCATGAAGAGCAGGAACAGATCACGGTGGCGGACGTTAACCTTTCGCCTGTTGTGATTTCTCCAAAATCAAAACAGTTACATGCTGAGTACCACGTAGAGGAGACAGAAAATTATCCCGACTATTCATTGTCCCTACAAGCAGTCCCGCGATCTCTACTCAAGGAAGCACACGAAGATACCATCCAGGTTCGTTCCGACAATGTGCTTGAGGTGCCGGAAATAAGGTACAATGATTCCAAGGAAGTTACCGTACCTGAGACGGAAGCCCATGTTGCAGAAAAGACAACTGTTGACACCTTCAAAGCACCGAAAATTTACCGTGGGGAAGAGCAAGAGGAAATGTCAGCCCGAGGAGTAGAACCACTTGCTGATGTGACAAACACTACCTTAAAGCCCAGCGAGATTGCCATATTAGATCTGTGGAAGGCACTTGTCCAAGAATCTAAGACAGAGCTACATACCTTGGAAGCAAAGGAAACAAACATCAACATGATTGGGTTGGAGGTGATCTCCGATATCACTCCGCTGTCACCGGATATTGCGAAGGAATTTGATTTACCAGGTGAGTCCTACCTGCATGTTGAGCAGGCTAAAAAGGAAACGTCAGTATACGTTCCCCCACCAGAGCTGAAGAATTCTCAAGAGGCTGTTCTTTTGCTAAAAGAACATGAAATCATCGACGTACCCCACAAGAAGGAGGAAGAAGGGAAGGCCAAAGTTCTTGCCGTACCAACGCAACGCCTTGAAAATGTCCAGTCCACAAAGCCAGAGATTATGCCAGCACAGAACTTCGCAGAGGAGCATATCATCGACACGAGGCAGGAGTACATCTACATCATTCCGCCCTCTGGTGGTCAGGATGCACAGGTCTCAACACTTCCAAGACTTGACATGGATAAAGCACGTGCGCAGCACTACAGAATGCAGCAATTCCCCGAGGAGCACACAATCGACCTGAAAGAGGAGGTCATCCTTACAATCGATGATCCATCTTCTCCGAACACAGCAAGCTCCTCCATGTTACCACAGCAGCAGATGGACCGTGCGAACGCACAGCGCTACAGGATACAGCAACTAGCCACCGAACAGGTCATCGACATCAAAGAGCAAAAGGTCATCGTAATTGAACCCCCGGAGCCAACGACAGCAGGCGAATCCTCTCTTCCACACCTAGAAATGGACCGTGCCCGCGCAGAGCGATACAGCATCCAGCAGTTAGCTCAAGAAGGAGTGGAAGATCTGGAGGAGCAAAAGGTTGACACTATCCATCCCCACTCATCGGATGCAGCCAGAGAATCCACACTGCCACACTTGGAATTGGATCGCGCTCGTGCGGAGCGATACAGAACTCATCAGATGGCTGAAGAGGGGTCA GAACGATACAGAACTCAACAAATGGCTGAAGAGGGGTCAGTCGATATAATAGAGCTCAAAGTTGACACAATACAGCACCGCACATCGGATGCCGCCAGGGAGTCCACACTTCCAAACGTGGAGATGGACCGTGCTCGGGCAGAGCGTTACAGGATCGAACAGATGGCTGAAGAAGGGTCGGTTGATCTGAAGGAGATGCGGGTGGCCTGGATAGACCCCCACTCACGGGATGAAGCCAGAAGGTCCACCCTACCGCACACGGAGATGGATCAAGCTCATGCAGAACGCTACAGGGTCCAGCAGTTGGCAGAGGAAGGAAGTGTGGATATAAAAGAACATGCTGTAGGCACAATCCAGCCCCACGATTCAGATGCAGCTCGGGAATCTACACTACCAGACTTGGAGATGGACCGTGCTCGAGCAGAACGTTACAGGATCCATCAGTTAGCCCAGGAGGGAAGCGTTGATGTAAAAGAGCAACATGTCAACTGGATAGATCCACACACATCAGATGCGGCAAGACGGTCCACACTTCCACACTTGGAGATGGATCGCGCTCAGGCAGAACGCTACAGGATCCAGCAGTTAGCTCAAGAAGGAAATGTTGATGTAAAAGAACAGAATCTCGGTACAATCCAACCCCACACATCGGACGCAGCCAGGAGATCCACACTGCCACACGTGGAGATGGGTCAGGCTCGGGCAGAACGTTACAGGATCCATCAGTTAGCTCAAGAGGGAAGTGTTGATGCAAAAGAGCAACATGTCAATTGGATTGATCCACACACATCAGATACAGCGAGAAGGTCCACGCTTCCACATTTGGAGATGGATCGCGCTCAGGCAGAACGCTACAGGATACAACAGTTAGCCCGAGAAGGCAGTTATGATGTAAAAGAACATTCAGTCGGCATAATACAGCCTGATACATCAGATGCAGCAAGACGGTCCACACTTCCACACTTGGAGATGGATCGCGCTCAGGCAGAACGCTACAGGATACAACAGTTAGCCCGAGAAGGAAGTTATGATGTAAGAGAGCATTCAGTCGGCATAATACATCCTGATACATCAGATGCAGCAAGACGGTCCACACTTCCACACTTGGAGATGGATCGCGCTCAGGCAGAACGCTACAGGATCCAGCAGTTAGCCCGAGAAGGAAGTTATGATGTAAGAGAGCATTCAGTCGGCATAATACAGCCTGATACATCAGATGCAGCAAGACGGTCCACACTTCCACACTTGGAGATGGATCGAGCCCAGGCAGAACGCTACAGGATCCAGCAGTTGGCCCGAGAAGGAAGTTATGATGTAAGAGAGCATTCAGTCGGTACAATATATCCCACCACATCGGACGCAGCCAGGAGGTCCACACTTCCACATCTGCAGCTGGATCAAGCCCGTGCTGAGCGCTACAGAATTCACCAATTGGGACGGGAAGAAGTAGTCAACACCAGGGAAGCATATGTTGATCGGATACCATCATCATCGTCTCACCCTCATCACGGTAGGATCATCGTTGTCGATGGATATCCTGTGCACATGATGAGACCAAAACCAACCACGTGGATCGAGATCCCTGCGCCAATGGTGCGGAATCCTCCACGGGAGACTGTCGTCAATTCTTCCGTGAGAAACGTCATTGGGGTCATTCCACCTCTGGCTACGGACGCAGCCAGGCAAGGTTCAATACCTGCTGAGGTTCTGCAGAAGGTTCAAGAGCAACGCGTGGAGAGTCATCAGGCGCCCACTGACGAGAGAAACGTTCACGAGAGAGTGGAAATAACATCAGTTATTCCCCCTCTTCCGGCAGATATTGCTCACAAGGCGGAGACGCCAGCAGAGGTTTTCCGTAGGGTACACTCGCATCACGTTCACAGTCATCACGTGCACTCAGGACAAGAGACGAGTCTGAATGACGTAGTGGAGCCACAAAAGCCGCTTCCTCCCCTGGAGACTCGAACATCTATGTGGAGGCTTGTTCCAGGGCACGAATCAGCGACGGCCAGGTCGTCAAGCAAAGAGTCACACTACATGCCGGAAACGGAGGTCGCCAACGGGCCCATTCCTCCCGTCGAGAGAATGGTGCCTTCCCAGCAGGTTGTCACGTCCGACGAGTTCCACAGGGCAGACGCCTCCACACTGCACAGTAGCTGGGTCCCAGCCGAGATCCAGGTGGTTGGAGAACTGGACACACTCATGCAGCAGGGAATTATCCGGTTCAATCCTCTCAGCCAGATAGTTGAAAATGGTGCCGATGTACATGATTACGACGAAATGTTCATGGTCAAACAACACAGCGGAATAAGGAGATCATCTTCCTTACAGTATCCAGTTAGCACGAGGCCTCCTCAGCAGGCGAACGGCTTCAAGGTAGGCCATATCCCCCAAGTTGGTTATCCAACAAAGCAGTGGACTTCAGCACAGCAGCTTGCTTCAGAATCAGTCGAAGACAGGGGTGATGACGACTTTGACTATGACAAGCTCATCAGGATGACAACAGGCGGCAAGCACGAAGTCCCATATGAGCAGTTGCCCAAATCAGGATGGTCTACCATTGAGGTGACGGGACAGGACAACGTAGCCGAAGTACAACAAAGATCTTTGGAAAGAATCTACAACCGTCAAGATTCCGTTTTCATAGATTACCGAAGGCCAAAGCCTAAGAGTGACAAGCCACCCTTTGCCTTCGATTTCAGTCGTTTGATTCACTGGACGATTGGTGAGCAGAATGAGATAGAAAAGCTGCCAACACATCCTGGTGCAAACCCGCCTCATCTCGTTCCGATCAAC GCCATGAGCGACGAACCACAATACTCGTCTGCTCCGCCATTGCAAGCATTCCAAGGGTATCACCAGCCCTATGATGGCGCGTATGGAGACAGCCGCCAGTACAGAAGGCAGGGGTCAACAGACAGCAGCACCTCTGGACGTGTCAAACGGAGGGCACCGCAGCCCCCAGCTCAGAGGACAACTAGCCCTGTACAGCATGTGTACACGTCACCACCTCCCTCACGGCCAGCTACTTCACCAGTGTTCCAAG AACCCGCTTCTGCGCATGCTTTCCATGTCCAATCATTGCAAAACGGCTACGTCACCCCGTCAGCTCGCCCCCTCTCCCCTCCCCATGGCTCCAGATCCCCATCCATACCCCCTCACCCCAAAGGCCCCGCTCCCCAGCCCCCAGCGACGCTTTCCCCGCCCCCAGGTACTGCAGACACCACTGTACCAAAGGCGGCCATGGTCAACGGGAGGCAGTCTCCATTAGAACTATTCA ACGGGAATGACTACGTGGACCTTCGTGACAGCGAGGTCAGCTCAGTATCATCCTATGGAAGTCAGAAAGGAGCTAAG GTAAAGAGGTCTTCGAAGGGATATTTCCCCATCTTCCGAAGGTCCAGTAGTAAGGAAAGCTTCGGGAAGCGTCCCAGTGTCCTAGAGGACAGGTCTCCAACTGAACAGCCCAAGAGGAGGAGGTCAAAGATACAGATATAA